Proteins encoded within one genomic window of Camelina sativa cultivar DH55 chromosome 19, Cs, whole genome shotgun sequence:
- the LOC104766233 gene encoding myb-related protein Myb4 has product MGRAPCCEKMGLKRGPWTPEEDQILISFIIKRGHSNWRALPKQAGLLRCGKSCRLRWMNYLKPDIKRGNFTKEEEDAIISLHQILGNRWSAIAAKLPGRTDNEIKNVWHTHLKKRLEDYQPAKPKTTSNKKKVTKPKSESVISNSNSTRSESELANSSNPSGESLFSASPSTSEVSSMTLMSHEGHSNETKMDHQKPGDIISTIDQDCVSFENFGADIDESFWNETLYGQDEHNYSSNDLEVAGSDETIHQQFQHLGSVDYEMIFDSEMDFWFDVLAKTGGEQDLLAGL; this is encoded by the exons atgGGAAGAGCTCCATGCTGCGAGAAGATGGGGTTGAAGAGAGGTCCATGGACGCCTGAAGAAGATCAAATCTTGATCTCTTTTATCATCAAACGTGGCCATAGTAACTGGCGAGCCCTCCCTaagcaagctg GTCTTTTGAGATGTGGCAAAAGCTGTCGACTTAGATGGATGAACTATCTAAAGCCTGATATTAAACGAGGCAATTTCACAAAAGAAGAGGAGGATGCTATCATCAGCTTACACCAAATCCTTGGCAATAG GTGGTCAGCTATTGCGGCAAAACTACCAGGAAGAACAGATAACGAGATCAAGAACGTATGGCACACTCACTTGAAGAAGAGACTCGAAGATTATCAACCTGCTAAACCTAAGACAACTAGCAACAAAAAGAAGGTTACTAAACCAAAATCCGAATCGGTAATATCGAACTCGAACAGTACTAGAAGCGAATCCGAGCTAGCAAACTCATCAAACCCTTCAGGAGAAAGCTTGTTTTCGGCATCACCTTCCACTAGTGAGGTTTCTTCGATGACACTCATGAGCCACGAAGGACATAGCAACGAGACTAAGATGGATCATCAAAAACCGGGAGACATCATAAGTACTATTGATCAAGATTGTGTTTCTTTCGAAAATTTCGGTGCCGACATCGATGAGAGCTTCTGGAACGAGACACTTTATGGCCAAGATGAGCACAATTACTCATCGAATGACCTTGAAGTTGCTGGTTCAGATGAGACGATACACCAACAGTTTCAGCACCTAGGCTCCGTTGATTATGAAATGATTTTCGACAGTGAGATGGACTTCTGGTTCGATGTATTGGCGAAAACAGGCGGTGAACAAGATCTCTTAGCCGGGCTCTAA
- the LOC104766235 gene encoding pre-mRNA-splicing factor SLU7 isoform X2, whose translation MATASVGFKSREEHRKKQELEEARKAGLAPAEIDEEGKEINPHIPQYMSSAPWYLNAEKPSLKHQRKWKSDPNYTKSWYDRGVRTFKADKYRKGACENCGAMTHITKLCIERPRKIGAKWTNKHISPDEKIESFKLDYDGKRDRWNGYDMNQYARVIERYEARDEARRKFLKEQQLKKLEEKSKKLRVDEDCSDDEEEEEDALKLDEAKVDESKQMDFAKVEKRVRTTGGGSTGTVRNLRIREDTAKYLLNLDVNSAYYDPKTRSMREDPLPNADPNEKFYAGDNQYRMTGQALDFKKLNVHAWESFEKGQAEINMQAAPSQAELLFKNYKAAKEKLKKQMKESILEKYGNAASEEEIPRELLLGQSEREVEYDRCGRIIKGMVLLYGLLIIHSCCSFNLSAYSILLGIIGT comes from the exons ATGGCTACTGCATCAG TTGGGTTTAAGTCAAGAGAAGAGCATCGGAAGAAGCAAGAATTGGAGGAAGCGCGTAAAGCTGGGCTTGCTCCAGCTGAGATTGATGAGGAAGGTAAAGAGATTAACCCTCACATACCTCAGTACATGTCATCTGCTCCGTGGTATCTTAATGCTGAGAAACCT AGCTTGAAACATCAGAGGAAATGGAAGTCTGATCCTAACTATACGAAGTCGTGGTATGATAGAGGAGTGAGAACGTTCAAGGCAGACAAGTATAGGAAAGGAGCTTGTGAAAA CTGTGGGGCCATGACGCATATCACAAAGTTGTGTATTGAGAGGCCAAGAAAGATAGGAGCAAAGTGGACTAATAAGCATATATCCCCTGATGAAAAGATTGAGTCTTTTAAACTTGATTATGATGGGAAAAGGGATAGATGGAACGGTTACGATATGAATCAATATGCTCGAGTAATTGAGAGGTATGAGGCTAGGGATGAAGCGAGAAGGAAGTTCTTGAAAGAGCAGCAACTGAAAAAGTTGGAAGAGAAGAGTAAAAAGCTGCGTGTGGATGAAGATtgtagtgatgatgaagaagaagaagaagatgctctGAAACTTGATGAAGCCAAAGTTGATGAGAGCAAGCAAATGGACTTTGCTAAAGTAGAGAAACGTGTCAGAACAACAGGTGGTGGCAGCACGGGAACTGTTAG GAATTTGCGTATACGTGAAGACACTGCAAAATATCTTCTGAATCTTGATGTCAATTCTGCTTATTATGATCCCAAAACCCGGTCTATGCGTGAAGATCCTCTTCCAAACGCCGATCCAAATGAGAAGTTCTATGCA GGAGACAATCAATACAGAATGACTGGTCAAGCCCTAGACTTCAAGAAGCTCAATGTTCACGCGTGGGAATCATTTGAGAAAGGCCAAGCAGAGATCAACATGCAAGCTGCTCCTTCTCAAGCCGAGCTGCTTTTCAAGAATTATAAAGCAGCAAAGGAAAAACTGAAGAAACAGATGAAAGAAAGCATTTTGGAGAAATATGGAAATGCTGCATCTGAGGAAGAAATCCCAAGGGAGCTTTTACTAGGACAAAGCGAGAGAGAAGTCGAATATGACCGTTGTGGAAGAATTATCAAAGGAATGGTACTACTATATGGACTACTTATCATTCACTCTTGTTGCAGTTTTAATCTTTCTGCATACTCAATACTCCTGG GAATCATCGGTACCTAA
- the LOC104766235 gene encoding pre-mRNA-splicing factor SLU7 isoform X1 gives MATASVGFKSREEHRKKQELEEARKAGLAPAEIDEEGKEINPHIPQYMSSAPWYLNAEKPSLKHQRKWKSDPNYTKSWYDRGVRTFKADKYRKGACENCGAMTHITKLCIERPRKIGAKWTNKHISPDEKIESFKLDYDGKRDRWNGYDMNQYARVIERYEARDEARRKFLKEQQLKKLEEKSKKLRVDEDCSDDEEEEEDALKLDEAKVDESKQMDFAKVEKRVRTTGGGSTGTVRNLRIREDTAKYLLNLDVNSAYYDPKTRSMREDPLPNADPNEKFYAGDNQYRMTGQALDFKKLNVHAWESFEKGQAEINMQAAPSQAELLFKNYKAAKEKLKKQMKESILEKYGNAASEEEIPRELLLGQSEREVEYDRCGRIIKGMESSVPKSKYEEDVYINNHTSVWGSWWRDHQWGYKCCQQTIKNSYCTGVAGIEAAKETVDLMKSNIERKANSYEMSGPVTEKRLPNWGSETQEDLVLDQDKLAEALKKEDERKREEKDERKRKYNVQWNDQVTPEEMEAYRMKRMHQDDPMKNLLH, from the exons ATGGCTACTGCATCAG TTGGGTTTAAGTCAAGAGAAGAGCATCGGAAGAAGCAAGAATTGGAGGAAGCGCGTAAAGCTGGGCTTGCTCCAGCTGAGATTGATGAGGAAGGTAAAGAGATTAACCCTCACATACCTCAGTACATGTCATCTGCTCCGTGGTATCTTAATGCTGAGAAACCT AGCTTGAAACATCAGAGGAAATGGAAGTCTGATCCTAACTATACGAAGTCGTGGTATGATAGAGGAGTGAGAACGTTCAAGGCAGACAAGTATAGGAAAGGAGCTTGTGAAAA CTGTGGGGCCATGACGCATATCACAAAGTTGTGTATTGAGAGGCCAAGAAAGATAGGAGCAAAGTGGACTAATAAGCATATATCCCCTGATGAAAAGATTGAGTCTTTTAAACTTGATTATGATGGGAAAAGGGATAGATGGAACGGTTACGATATGAATCAATATGCTCGAGTAATTGAGAGGTATGAGGCTAGGGATGAAGCGAGAAGGAAGTTCTTGAAAGAGCAGCAACTGAAAAAGTTGGAAGAGAAGAGTAAAAAGCTGCGTGTGGATGAAGATtgtagtgatgatgaagaagaagaagaagatgctctGAAACTTGATGAAGCCAAAGTTGATGAGAGCAAGCAAATGGACTTTGCTAAAGTAGAGAAACGTGTCAGAACAACAGGTGGTGGCAGCACGGGAACTGTTAG GAATTTGCGTATACGTGAAGACACTGCAAAATATCTTCTGAATCTTGATGTCAATTCTGCTTATTATGATCCCAAAACCCGGTCTATGCGTGAAGATCCTCTTCCAAACGCCGATCCAAATGAGAAGTTCTATGCA GGAGACAATCAATACAGAATGACTGGTCAAGCCCTAGACTTCAAGAAGCTCAATGTTCACGCGTGGGAATCATTTGAGAAAGGCCAAGCAGAGATCAACATGCAAGCTGCTCCTTCTCAAGCCGAGCTGCTTTTCAAGAATTATAAAGCAGCAAAGGAAAAACTGAAGAAACAGATGAAAGAAAGCATTTTGGAGAAATATGGAAATGCTGCATCTGAGGAAGAAATCCCAAGGGAGCTTTTACTAGGACAAAGCGAGAGAGAAGTCGAATATGACCGTTGTGGAAGAATTATCAAAGGAATG GAATCATCGGTACCTAAAAGCAAATATGAGGAAGATGTTTACATAAACAACCATACAAGTGTATGGGGTTCATGGTGGAGAGATCACCAATGGGGATATAAATGTTGTCagcaaacaatcaaaaacaGCTATTGCACTGGAGTTGCAGGAATCGAGGCTGCTAAGGAAACTGTAGATCTGATGAAAAGCAATATCGAAAGAAAAGCAAACTCTTATG AGATGTCCGGTCCAGTAACAGAGAAAAGACTCCCGAATTGGGGAAGTGAAACGCAAGAAGATCTGGTTCTTGACCAGGACAAACTCGCGGAAGCTCTAAAGAAG GAggatgagagaaagagagaggagaaagacGAAAGAAAACGCAAATACAACGTCCAATGGAATGATCAG GTTACACCTGAAGAGATGGAAGCATATAGAATGAAAAGAATGCATCAGGATGATCCCATGAAGAATCTTTTACACTAA
- the LOC104766234 gene encoding uncharacterized protein LOC104766234 isoform X1 has protein sequence MVDRFLPTKLSNGDVNRRRDYLTLLSGPVSSGKTSLLFQFALNLASASTDSRVVFICRRKKIESNPPFLSQGIDPSSDVFNRIQMKYVDDDEGIRKYFAAFHLHHVVDSPSAVIIDDFGDYFTQLNSVMSSRARDMAMVRTLALCHNAIVDANRKVFCELVLSETNHGDSPRSLFIYKRWITKIFTIKGHGHGDGSFLLTSNGESEKSAKYSIALQYLILEQMIV, from the exons ATGGTGGATAGATTTTTACCGACGAAGCTGAGCAACGGCGACGTGAACCGCCGGCGGGATTACCTCACTCTCCTCTCCGGTCCAGTTTCCTc TGGCAAAACCTCTCTGCTTTTTCAGTTTGCTCTCAATCTCGCGAGTGCTTCTACAGACTCTCGCGTCGTCTTCATCTGTCGCCGGAAAAAAATCGAATCCAATCCTCCGTTTCTCTCTCAG ggaATCGATCCTTCTTCTGATGTATTCAATCGAATCCAGATGAA ATatgtggatgatgatgaaggaatCAGGAAGTACTTTGCTGCGTTTCATCTTCATCATGTTGTTGATTCACCTTCTGCTGTTATAATCGATGATTTTGGTGATTACTTTACCCAATT GAACTCGGTAATGAGTTCTCGGGCTAGAGACATGGCGATGGTTCGGACTCTTGCTTTATGCCACAATGCTATAGTTGATGCTAA tagGAAAGTCTTTTGTGAGCTTGTTTTATCTGAGACTAACCATGGAGACTCACCGAGGTCGTTGTTCATATACAAACGATGGATCACGAAGATCTTTACGATAAAAG GTCATGGTCATGGTGATGGTTCGTTTCTCTTGACAAGTAATGGTGAATCCGAGAAAAGTGCCAAGTATTCGATCGCGCTGCAATATCTCATCTTGGAGCAGATGATTGTATGA
- the LOC104766234 gene encoding uncharacterized protein LOC104766234 isoform X2 has protein sequence MVDRFLPTKLSNGDVNRRRDYLTLLSGPVSSGKTSLLFQFALNLASASTDSRVVFICRRKKIESNPPFLSQGIDPSSDVFNRIQMKYVDDDEGIRKYFAAFHLHHVVDSPSAVIIDDFGDYFTQLNSVMSSRARDMAMVRTLALCHNAIVDAKKVFCELVLSETNHGDSPRSLFIYKRWITKIFTIKGHGHGDGSFLLTSNGESEKSAKYSIALQYLILEQMIV, from the exons ATGGTGGATAGATTTTTACCGACGAAGCTGAGCAACGGCGACGTGAACCGCCGGCGGGATTACCTCACTCTCCTCTCCGGTCCAGTTTCCTc TGGCAAAACCTCTCTGCTTTTTCAGTTTGCTCTCAATCTCGCGAGTGCTTCTACAGACTCTCGCGTCGTCTTCATCTGTCGCCGGAAAAAAATCGAATCCAATCCTCCGTTTCTCTCTCAG ggaATCGATCCTTCTTCTGATGTATTCAATCGAATCCAGATGAA ATatgtggatgatgatgaaggaatCAGGAAGTACTTTGCTGCGTTTCATCTTCATCATGTTGTTGATTCACCTTCTGCTGTTATAATCGATGATTTTGGTGATTACTTTACCCAATT GAACTCGGTAATGAGTTCTCGGGCTAGAGACATGGCGATGGTTCGGACTCTTGCTTTATGCCACAATGCTATAGTTGATGCTAA GAAAGTCTTTTGTGAGCTTGTTTTATCTGAGACTAACCATGGAGACTCACCGAGGTCGTTGTTCATATACAAACGATGGATCACGAAGATCTTTACGATAAAAG GTCATGGTCATGGTGATGGTTCGTTTCTCTTGACAAGTAATGGTGAATCCGAGAAAAGTGCCAAGTATTCGATCGCGCTGCAATATCTCATCTTGGAGCAGATGATTGTATGA
- the LOC104767782 gene encoding uncharacterized protein LOC104767782 produces the protein MVMEQVLTPVKELSTAEQASIEFYDQLSQVKTKMQTSDLQTKDQLESLNSRIGSHEQMMTEINKKLEFLIKHLPGKETVQELGGSSREGATRSQDPQYQVPNSILEPCRSEIRPGLRENLLRNVEMAIFEGFGIYGWIAKVERFFAMGGYNEAEKLALVSVSLQGEALSWYNWEINRRQFESWEQFKARLMLRFGNLKIRGPSQSLFCIKQTGTIADYIQHFEDLSSQVTGLDDQKLEGIFLNGLSQEMQELVHMQKPRDLPEMIAEARALEGSIMSRVVKKELLLANKENRDPHTYEQRAQSGVNNNNWKTKVITAEPTAMGEKQLVRVEPRPRRHNTSAELDEKRRKGICFKCDGPWSKDHKCPNRELRVLTVFNGYEVEVLDGNGEEETVDEIVGECMALSFSSYRGLSSPTTTKVRGTVGKDKVVIMLDSGVSHNFISPAAVKKLKLKCRTYPNLNVLLGNGLLVNGLGVCEKVTFSTQTFEFTQDFVVLELGHIDIILGVAWLSTLGDCRVNWYTNEMSFLYKGKTAHLRGEDDLNNTKMSLKSLSSNYTVCSKGVAMELYNHHLTQPVIQQGDPRIQTVLSKFTSVFAIPTSLPPIRGREHAINLVPGTTTVSVRPYRYPHAQKEVVEKMVRDMLEAGIIRPSQSPFTSPVLLVKKKDDSWRFCVDYKALNRATVPDKFPIPMINQLLDELNGLVIFSKLDLRAGYHQIRMKEEDVIKTTFRTHDGHYEFLLMPFGLTNAPATFQALMNELKSLEEHMEHLTVVLKVLEEHYLFANQKKCMFGQPQVDYLGHIISYEGVSTDPTKTQAMTNWVTPKSVKELRGFLGFTGYYRRFIKGYGVLAKPLTDLLRKDSFDWSLAAQHAFDVLKKAMSTAPVLALPDFDEVFIVEADASGFGLGAVLMQKKRPIAYFSHGLTSKEQLKPVYERNLMAIVLAIQKWKHYLFGRHFVVHTDHKSLKFLLEQREVTMDYQKWLIKLLNYDFEILYKPGVENTTADGLSRMIQPLGTLSSLLLMALTVPTALQLQDIYEGIEKDVVIQEETKACIEKPTRHTKFAVRDDKLWLKQMLVIPKTSKAIRLILEECHSGLFGGHSAECEICQRHKYSTLSPAGLLQPLPLPEHVWEDISMDFVEGLPTSQGKNVILAWWTD, from the exons ATGGTGATGGAACAAGTCTTGACACCGGTGAAGGAGTTATCGACGGCGGAGCAAGCTTCGATTGAATTTTACGATCAGTTATCGCAAGTGAAGACGAAGATGCAAACATCGGATTTGCAAACGAAGGATCAATTAGAGTCTCTGAACTCGAGGATCGGTTCGCACGAACAGATGATGACGGAGATTAACAAGAAATTGGAGTTTTTGATCAAGCATCTTCCTGGGAAAGAAACGGTGCAAGAACTCGGAGGATCAAGTCGAGAGGGAGCTACGAGATCACAAGATCCTCAATACCAGGTACCAAATTCTATTTTGGAACCATGCCGTAGTGAAATTAGGCCAGGTTTACGAGAAAATCTTCTCCGAAATGTTGAGATGGCCATTTTCGAGGGGTTTGGCATCTATGGTTGGATTGCAAAAGTAGAACGGTTCTTCGCCATGGGTGGTTATAACGAAGCGGAGAAGCTAGCTCTTGTTTCCGTGAGCTTACAAGGCGAAGCATTAAGCTGGTATAATTGGGAGATAAACAGAAGACAGTTCGAGAGTTGGGAACAATTTAAAGCTAGGTTGATGTTGCGTTTTGGTAATCTGAAGATTCGAGGACCTAGCCAAAGTCTGTTTTGCATCAAGCAAACGGGAACAATCGCGGATTACATCCAACACTTTGAAGATCTCTCTTCACAAGTAACTGGACTGGATGATCAGAAGTTGGAAGGCATATTCTTAAATGGTTTATCTCAGGAGATGCAGGAGCTGGTACACATGCAGAAGCCACGTGATTTACCTGAGATGATTGCAGAAGCAAGAGCCTTGGAAGGAAGTATTATGAGCCGTGTGGTTAAGAAGGAGTTATTGttagcaaacaaagaaaacagagacCCTCACACTTATGAACAACGAGCTCAGTCAGGGGTTAACAACAATAACTGGAAGACAAAAGTCATTACTGCAGAGCCAACAGCAATGGGGGAGAAGCAGTTGGTGCGTGTTGAACCAAGACCTCGGAGACATAATACGAGTGCAGAACTAGACGAGAAAAGAAGGAAGGGCATTTGCTTTAAATGCGATGGACCGTGGTCTAAGGATCATAAATGTCCAAATCGTGAATTAAGAGTGCTGACAGTATTCAATGGATATGAAGTAGAAGTTTTGGATGGAAATGGAGAGGAAGAAACAGTAGATGAGATTGTTGGGGAGTGTATGGCACTTTCGTTCTCATCTTACAGAGGACTCTCATCTCCTACAACTACTAAGGTGCGTGGGACAGTAGGCAAAGACAAGGTGGTGATAATGTTAGATAGTGGAGTATCACATAATTTCATTTCACCTGCAGCGGTTAAGAAACTTAAGCTTAAGTGCAGAACATATCCTAACCTGAATGTCCTACTAGGCAACGGATTGTTGGTGAATGGCTTGGGAGTCTGTGAGAAAGTAACATTCTCAACTCAGACCTTTGAGTTCACACAAgattttgtggtgttggagTTGGGGCATATTGATATAATATTGGGGGTAGCTTGGTTGAGTACACTCGGGGATTGCAGGGTCAATTGGTATACTAATGAGATGTCATTCCTTTACAAGGGTAAGACAGCTCATCTGCGTGGTGAAGACGACTTGAACAATACGAAGATGTCCTTGAAGTCTTTGTCTAGCAATTATACAGTCTGCTCAAAAGGTGTGGCAATGGAACTGTACAACCATCACCTGACACAACCTGTTATACAACAAGGGGATCCAAGGATTCAGACGGTTCTTTCTAAATTCACGAGTGTGTTTGCGATTCCGACATCATTACCACCTATCAGAGGACGTGAACACGCTATTAACTTGGTTCCAGGAACAACTACAGTCAGTGTGAGACCGTATAGATATCCACATGCTCAAAAGGAAGTCGTGGAGAAGATGGTACGAGATATGCTAGAGGCTGGCATCATTCGACCAAGCCAAAGTCCTTTCACAAGTCCGGTTTTATTAGTCAAAAAGAAGGACGATAGCTGGCGTTTTTGTGTTGACTATAAAGCATTAAACAGGGCTACTGTACCAGATAAATTTCCTATACCAATGATCAATCAGCTTTTGGATGAGTTAAATGGTTTGGTGATTTTTTCCAAGCTGGATCTTCGAGCAGGATATCATCAAatcagaatgaaggaagaagatgtgATTAAAACGACATTTCGAACACATGATGGACATTATGAGTTTCTTCTTATGCCGTTTGGTCTTACAAACGCCCCTGCCACTTTTCAAGCCTTGATGAACGAGCT CAAGAGCTTGGAGGAACATATGGAGCATTTGACAGTAGTGTTGAAGGTGTTAGAGGAGCATTACTTATTTGCCAATCAAAAGAAATGCATGTTTGGTCAACCACAAGTTGACTACTTGGGTCACATAATATCTTATGAGGGAGTTTCAACAGACCCTACTAAGACTCAAGCGATGACTAACTGGGTGACTCCTAAGTCAGTTAAGGAGTTGAGAGGATTTTTGGGCTTTACAGGATATTATCGGAGGTTCATTAAAGGCTATGGAGTTTTAGCTAAACCCCTAACAGACTTGCTTCGGAAAGACAGTTTTGATTGGTCACTAGCAGCTCAACATGCATTTGATGTACTGAAAAAGGCAATGTCTACAGCCCCTGTACTCGCATTACCAGATTTTGATGAAGTCTTCATTGTTGAAGCAGATGCGTCGGGGTTTGGTTTGGGAGCGGTGTTAATGCAGAAAAAGAGACCAATCGCTTATTTCAGCCATGGTTTGACTTCTAAAGAACAGCTTAAGCCAGTTTATGAGAGAAACCTTATGGCGATAGTCTTAGCAATTCAGAAATGGAAGCATTATCTGTTTGGAAGACATTTTGTTGTGcatacagatcataagagcttAAAATTTTTACTGGAGCAGAGGGAAGTAACTATGGATTATCAGAAGTGGTTGATCAAGCTTCTGAActatgattttgaaattttgtataaaCCAGGAGTGGAGAATACAACAGCAGATGGGTTGTCTAGAATGATTCAACCTCTTGGAACATTGTCATCGTTATTGCTGATGGCCTTGACAGTTCCTACTGCGCTACAACTCCAAGACATTTATGAGGGAATTGAGAAGGATGTAGTGATACAAGAAGAGACAAAGgcttgcatagaaaaaccaactCGTCACACTAAATTTGCAGTCAGAGACGATAAGTTGTGGCTCAAGCAAATGTTGGTGATTCCAAAAACATCTAAGGCAATACGACTAATACTAGAAGAATGCCATTCGGGGTTGTTTGGTGGACACTCAG CAGAGTGTGAGATTTGTCAACGCCATAAGTACTCGACGTTATCACCAGCTGGTTTGTTGCAACCATTGCCACTTCCTGAACATGTTTGGGAGGACATATCGATGGATTTCGTGGAAGGCTTACCCACTTCTCAAGGCAAAAATGTCATCTTAGCGTGGTGGACAGACTGA
- the LOC104767783 gene encoding putative F-box protein At3g23260: protein MEWGSLPLDLQEEILSRVPAKSLARLRSTSKRWDALLKSRSFTKIHSANAPKESMVTMLTGDKVYLARFNLHGINNNVAPSLKLTSQLYLKDPHICNVFHCDGLLLLSTFKENRLEVWNPCSGETKFIKPRNNYFKESDLYALGYDNRYSCKKYKVLRVDRQDPVGGIYNYEYEIYDFTNESWKVLGVTTEWGLDPNDRGVSLKGNTYWVPFSKGPWGYHKFLLCFDFSTEEVQSMSLPQPFPYLVAALSVVREEQLCLFGYFDFAADSAELHVWMTTSIGSVMSWSKFFTVKTNGSWDLFVAGMMSFLADEQNKVLVCFNNGIYNNFFYIVGETNQIQDVDDHCCVTTSRSYCSVLMNYVPSLAQI from the coding sequence ATGGAGTGGGGAAGTCTTCCGCTGGATTTGCAAGAAGAGATACTCTCTAGGGTTCCGGCTAAATCTCTGGCACGATTGCGTTCAACGTCAAAACGATGGGATGCTCTACTGAAATCTAGGAGCTTTACTAAGATTCACTCTGCTAATGCACCAAAGGAGTCTATGGTTACCATGTTGACCGGTGATAAGGTTTACTTAGCGAGGTTCAATCTCCATGGAATTAACAACAACGTTGCTCCATCTCTTAAGTTAACATCTCAACTATACCTTAAAGATCCACACATCTGTAACGTCTTTCACTGTGATGGCTTATTATTGCTATCCACCTTTAAGGAGAATAGACTAGAGGTTTGGAATCCATGTTCAGGAGAAACCAAGTTTATTAAACCTAGAAACAACTACTTCAAGGAATCAGACTTGTATGCTCTTGGTTACGACAACAGATACTCCTGCAAGAAATACAAAGTCTTGAGAGTGGATCGTCAAGACCCTGTTGGTGGTATCTACAATTATGAGTACGAAATATATGACTTCACCAATGAATCTTGGAAGGTTCTTGGTGTGACTACTGAATGGGGTTTAGACCCAAATGATCGCGGCGTGTCTCTGAAAGGAAACACTTATTGGGTTCCTTTTAGTAAGGGGCCGTGGGGATATCATAAATTCTtactatgttttgatttttcaacaGAGGAAGTTCAAAGTATGTCTCTTCCTCAGCCGTTCCCCTACTTGGTTGCAGCTTTATCAGTGGTTAGAGAAGAGCAGCTCTGTCTGTTCGGTTATTTTGATTTTGCCGCTGATTCAGCAGAATTACATGTATGGATGACAACTAGTATCGGTTCCGTCATGTCATGGAGCAAGTTCTTTACAGTGAAAACCAATGGGAGTTGGGATCTGTTTGTTGCCGGGATGATGAGTTTCTTGGCCGATGAGCAAAACAAAGTTTTAGTGTGTTTCAATAACGGGATCTACAACAATTTCTTTTACATTGTGGGAGAAACTAATCAGATACAAGATGTGGATGATCATTGTTGCGTAACTACGTCAAGATCATATTGCTCGGTTCTTATgaattatgttccaagtttagcCCAAATCTAA
- the LOC104766236 gene encoding uncharacterized protein LOC104766236 encodes MESSSNHMTCLLKIESPMPGWKKSMEKLLKTINDVSFMIDKRSKTVYVSGKVDPQIILEKITKAGKNAVIIWSSSGTNKQPENRTSGYMNAPNGFSNYPPPNYWMNQPQPYMHALPPAPAPYKFHQNEPVAKSFPPTPPPPKNFVMGDLQPGCKIM; translated from the exons ATGGAATCATCTTCCAATCACATG ACATGTCTCTTGAAGATAGAGTCTCCTATGCCGGGATGGAAGAAATCCATGGAAAAATTACTCAAAACTATTAATG ATGTGAGTTTCATGATTGACAAGCGAAGCAAAACGGTATATGTATCTGGGAAAGTTGATCCACAGATAATACTTGAAAAGATTACAAAAGCAGGCAAAAATGCTGTTATAATATGGAGCAGCAGTGGAACGAATAAGCAGCCGGAAAATCGAACGTCCGGTTACATGAATGCTCCTAACGGTTTCTCAAATTATCCTCCGCCTAATTATTGGATGAATCAACCGCAACCCTACATGCATGCTCTTCCACCAGCACCGGCACCATACAAGTTCCACCAGAATGAGCCGGTGGCTAAGAGTTTTCCGCCTACACCACCACCGCCGAAGAACTTTGTTATGGGAGATTTGCAACCAGGATGCAAGATCATGTAA